The following are from one region of the Stigmatella ashevillena genome:
- a CDS encoding CotH kinase family protein, whose amino-acid sequence MKGIRWLRGVLGWGLCLTVVGCSAANTPPSPEGGPELPAESEGPPAAPTLPEAPPGETPEAPPEEETPGPAPTVCAPTAGEARWVLEGEPLSVKVACGTGHSAPGLRFAVENLPPGASFDAASGTLSWTPGKDQAAVWNLLLKEQSTGEAGTLKVGVAENKNAPGNVPIVNPAAYTEEYGLPVLHLTHDERGLTAGEYRPVQILYRGRAYSIEAKFRGATSSVFPKRSLTLKFPDEDLFNEPVFGGGFTDRKRVVLITTFNDNSYLRSRLAFDLWNRMDPAHVQIRTFSAVLYVNNRYKGLYTVADHINKRLMAAHGLSKDSDLFKAVDKDANFSRLRKDGTPKAGLNEGFEKEEGIPEEGRPHAFDTLSSLIGFVSDSDAATFRTGFRSRLGGNDYQDWWIFNTLILGTDSQGKNAYHAFDPSTEGPWRFIPWDLDASLGQNFDTTRSSPTARPTFAEDNLLFSRMLAEPALADPMRERYQRVLRDELKLETVLSLIDGYVRETAPAARRDWAEWSTAYQAFGAPGTIGQPNFPRWNSRQDFTTYEQEVEYVRQWVRTRWPALEGRLP is encoded by the coding sequence TTGAAAGGGATTCGTTGGCTGAGGGGTGTGCTGGGGTGGGGGCTGTGTCTGACGGTGGTGGGGTGTTCGGCGGCGAACACGCCCCCCTCGCCGGAGGGAGGCCCCGAGTTGCCCGCCGAGTCCGAGGGCCCTCCTGCGGCCCCGACGCTTCCTGAAGCGCCCCCCGGGGAGACACCCGAAGCGCCTCCCGAGGAGGAGACCCCAGGGCCCGCGCCCACGGTGTGCGCGCCCACGGCGGGAGAGGCCCGCTGGGTGCTCGAGGGGGAGCCGCTCTCCGTGAAGGTGGCCTGTGGCACCGGCCATTCCGCTCCAGGGTTGCGCTTCGCCGTGGAGAACCTGCCGCCGGGGGCCTCCTTCGATGCGGCGAGTGGCACGCTGAGCTGGACGCCGGGCAAGGACCAGGCGGCGGTGTGGAACCTCCTTCTCAAGGAGCAGAGCACGGGGGAGGCCGGCACGCTGAAGGTGGGCGTGGCGGAGAACAAGAACGCACCCGGTAACGTGCCCATCGTTAATCCCGCCGCCTATACCGAGGAGTATGGGCTTCCGGTCTTGCACCTGACCCACGACGAGCGGGGCCTCACCGCGGGTGAGTACCGCCCCGTGCAGATCCTCTACCGAGGCCGGGCCTATTCCATCGAGGCGAAGTTCCGCGGGGCCACCTCCAGCGTCTTCCCCAAGCGCAGCCTCACCCTCAAGTTTCCGGATGAGGACCTCTTCAACGAGCCCGTGTTCGGCGGCGGCTTCACGGACCGCAAGCGGGTGGTGCTCATCACCACCTTCAATGACAATTCCTACCTGCGCTCGCGGCTGGCCTTTGATCTGTGGAACCGCATGGACCCGGCCCACGTGCAGATCCGCACCTTCAGCGCGGTGCTCTATGTGAATAACCGCTACAAGGGGCTGTACACGGTGGCGGACCACATCAACAAGCGGCTGATGGCGGCCCATGGTCTGTCCAAGGACTCGGATCTCTTCAAGGCGGTGGACAAGGACGCCAACTTCTCCCGGCTTCGCAAGGACGGCACCCCCAAGGCGGGGTTGAACGAGGGGTTCGAGAAGGAAGAGGGGATTCCCGAGGAGGGGCGGCCCCACGCGTTCGATACCCTGTCCAGCCTCATCGGCTTCGTCTCGGATTCGGACGCCGCCACCTTCCGCACGGGCTTCCGCTCGCGGTTGGGCGGCAATGACTACCAGGATTGGTGGATCTTCAACACGCTCATCCTCGGGACGGACTCCCAGGGAAAGAATGCCTATCACGCCTTTGATCCGTCCACCGAGGGCCCCTGGCGCTTCATTCCTTGGGACCTGGATGCGAGCCTGGGTCAGAACTTCGACACCACCCGCTCCAGCCCCACGGCGCGTCCCACCTTCGCGGAGGACAACCTGCTCTTCTCGCGGATGCTCGCCGAGCCGGCCCTCGCGGATCCGATGCGCGAGCGTTACCAGCGGGTGCTGCGCGATGAGCTGAAACTGGAGACGGTGCTCTCCCTCATCGACGGCTATGTGCGGGAGACGGCCCCCGCTGCCCGCCGGGATTGGGCCGAGTGGTCCACGGCGTACCAAGCCTTCGGAGCGCCCGGCACCATCGGCCAGCCCAACTTCCCGCGCTGGAACTCACGCCAGGACTTCACCACCTACGAGCAGGAGGTGGAGTACGTGCGGCAGTGGGTGCGCACCCGCTGGCCCGCCCTCGAAGGCCGGTTGCCCTGA
- a CDS encoding serine/threonine protein kinase — METLSPLDPAALPPGTEVGSWQVRAWKGRGSYGSVYLAFRTGHPLSAPVALKLALHAWDERFTREVGLLSRIRHPSVPRLLDHGLWKHPTRPVAFPYLVMEWMDGVPLYEWAHARSPTSRQVMRLVAQVARALEATVAAHGVHRDVKGDNVLVHPAQQRTLLVDFGAGYHRGAVPLTWNLLPPGTPRYRSPEAWAFSQRPSRPPSARYAYQPADDVFALGVSAYRLVTDEYPPPTDPVHPLSGCWSEGGSGPRAPRALNARVAPALDALIQRMVSVKPGLRGEAGELAAALEREADRAGPEADVPLFEEERLAQEAWPTEDAAAAVYLGHRPRYRDGAALKATAQRDSSERAAFLRQEAQALARAQAPTERVGARALPREFLHCLSVAVLGVTLLLWIRSEVRPWVGPGAPLGQGPSRDGGLEDGGTVGMGDAALTVTVPLGAPVPQGSAISLDMPQGPLQGQRRPPCGKGEVEIRKGCWVKIAAQPEDCEDYAYEWKGACYIPMAPSQRPSTSDSP, encoded by the coding sequence ATGGAGACACTTTCCCCGTTGGATCCCGCCGCGCTGCCCCCTGGCACGGAGGTGGGGAGTTGGCAGGTGCGGGCATGGAAGGGCAGGGGCAGCTATGGCTCGGTGTACCTGGCATTCAGGACCGGGCACCCCCTGTCGGCTCCCGTGGCCCTGAAGCTGGCGTTGCATGCCTGGGACGAGCGCTTCACGCGCGAGGTAGGCCTGCTGTCGCGCATCCGCCACCCCAGCGTGCCCCGGCTGCTGGACCATGGGCTCTGGAAGCACCCCACGCGGCCGGTGGCCTTCCCTTACCTGGTGATGGAGTGGATGGACGGGGTGCCCCTGTACGAATGGGCCCATGCGCGCAGCCCCACCTCGCGTCAGGTGATGCGGCTGGTGGCGCAGGTGGCGCGGGCGCTGGAGGCCACGGTGGCGGCCCACGGCGTGCACCGGGACGTCAAGGGAGACAACGTGCTGGTCCATCCCGCCCAGCAGCGGACCCTGCTGGTGGACTTCGGCGCGGGGTACCACCGAGGGGCCGTACCGCTGACCTGGAACCTGTTGCCGCCGGGCACCCCGCGCTACCGCAGTCCCGAGGCGTGGGCCTTCTCGCAACGTCCCAGCCGGCCCCCCTCGGCCCGCTATGCCTACCAACCCGCGGACGATGTGTTTGCGCTGGGGGTGAGCGCCTACCGTCTGGTGACCGATGAGTACCCGCCTCCCACCGACCCCGTGCATCCGCTGTCCGGGTGTTGGAGTGAGGGAGGTTCTGGGCCGAGGGCGCCGAGGGCGCTCAATGCGCGGGTGGCGCCGGCGCTCGATGCGCTCATCCAGCGCATGGTGTCGGTGAAGCCTGGACTGCGCGGAGAGGCGGGGGAGTTGGCCGCGGCATTGGAGCGGGAGGCAGACCGCGCGGGGCCTGAGGCGGACGTGCCGCTCTTCGAGGAAGAGCGGCTGGCCCAGGAGGCGTGGCCGACAGAGGACGCCGCGGCGGCGGTGTACCTGGGACATCGGCCGCGGTACCGGGATGGGGCGGCGCTGAAGGCCACCGCGCAGCGCGATTCCTCGGAGCGGGCGGCGTTCTTGCGACAGGAGGCCCAGGCGCTCGCACGTGCGCAGGCTCCGACGGAGCGGGTGGGGGCCCGGGCGCTGCCTCGGGAGTTCCTGCACTGTCTGTCGGTGGCGGTGCTGGGGGTGACGCTGCTGCTCTGGATTCGATCGGAAGTCCGGCCGTGGGTCGGGCCGGGAGCCCCCCTGGGGCAGGGCCCCTCGCGGGACGGGGGGTTGGAGGATGGAGGCACCGTGGGCATGGGAGATGCCGCGTTGACGGTGACGGTCCCACTGGGAGCGCCCGTGCCCCAGGGGTCGGCGATCAGCCTCGATATGCCGCAGGGACCCCTTCAGGGGCAGCGCCGCCCGCCTTGTGGGAAGGGAGAGGTGGAGATTCGCAAGGGCTGCTGGGTGAAGATCGCCGCCCAGCCGGAGGATTGCGAGGACTACGCTTATGAGTGGAAGGGCGCTTGCTACATCCCCATGGCCCCGTCCCAGCGTCCCTCCACCTCGGATTCCCCCTAG
- a CDS encoding DUF5953 family protein, translating to MTKQRNLDLIVYAPALVGRDGRTVDVIHGMEKALPGLRLAWRLSAGGRPIPLPQRDAWLLDNIEDGGFPIVCNGDKSYPVTVSGMEKSGLFTAGGQPQFEVHAEVPLDEPVIAAAAAVLEAVAEGARAFWGRATPDAAAVDIAYQTAPTLQGPPSPRRGLPALRLPQHIRSPEIPRYLGWLNYWSAASARVIGFPDPARDADLLSRTRRTATGGWVVQLTDSPLDLDNPAHLDALKRAYERFPEIGGRVTPG from the coding sequence ATGACTAAGCAAAGAAACCTCGACCTTATCGTCTACGCGCCTGCGCTCGTGGGCAGAGACGGTCGCACGGTCGACGTCATCCATGGGATGGAGAAGGCGCTGCCCGGCTTGCGTCTGGCATGGCGGCTCTCCGCAGGAGGGCGCCCCATCCCTTTGCCACAGCGCGATGCATGGCTCTTGGACAACATTGAAGACGGGGGATTCCCCATTGTATGCAACGGGGACAAGAGTTACCCAGTGACGGTTTCTGGAATGGAGAAGTCGGGACTCTTCACCGCAGGCGGTCAGCCCCAGTTTGAAGTCCACGCAGAAGTGCCACTGGACGAGCCAGTGATCGCGGCAGCGGCGGCTGTGCTTGAAGCCGTGGCGGAAGGCGCACGCGCGTTCTGGGGACGTGCGACGCCGGACGCCGCTGCGGTGGATATTGCGTATCAAACAGCACCCACGCTGCAAGGACCGCCGTCTCCACGCCGGGGGCTGCCTGCCCTAAGACTCCCCCAGCACATCCGCTCGCCCGAGATTCCTCGTTACCTCGGGTGGCTGAACTACTGGTCTGCCGCTTCCGCACGAGTCATCGGCTTCCCGGATCCTGCTCGCGACGCCGACCTGCTCTCGCGGACGAGACGCACGGCAACGGGTGGGTGGGTCGTGCAGCTCACGGATTCGCCGCTCGATCTCGACAACCCCGCGCACCTGGACGCGCTGAAGCGGGCCTATGAGCGCTTCCCGGAGATCGGCGGGCGCGTCACTCCGGGCTGA
- a CDS encoding GNAT family N-acetyltransferase → MRPLPHERPPRIEPLGPEHSMALHRLAQAPGLADVLFDGPAPTYDDVWRAIESAEELRTNGRGDVFAVLLGEELIGVCRLDRDSPWLAAAEVGYCIDEPFRGRGLATAAVGLVVEQAFAALGVELVTARCLRTHLPSRRVLEKLGFVTTHGAEETPAPFIGFELSKRDASRPRLTSTASRTSSSGPK, encoded by the coding sequence ATGCGGCCCCTCCCCCACGAACGCCCACCGCGCATCGAGCCCCTGGGGCCCGAGCATTCCATGGCCCTCCACCGCCTCGCCCAGGCGCCAGGGCTCGCGGACGTCCTCTTCGACGGTCCGGCTCCGACGTACGACGACGTCTGGAGGGCCATCGAGAGCGCGGAGGAGCTGCGCACGAACGGCAGGGGGGATGTCTTCGCTGTCCTCCTCGGAGAGGAACTCATCGGCGTTTGTCGGCTCGATCGCGACAGCCCGTGGCTCGCGGCCGCCGAGGTGGGTTATTGCATTGACGAGCCGTTCCGCGGCCGCGGTCTGGCCACCGCCGCGGTGGGCCTCGTCGTCGAGCAGGCCTTCGCTGCGCTGGGCGTGGAACTCGTCACGGCGCGATGTCTGCGCACGCACCTGCCTTCACGGCGCGTGCTGGAGAAGCTCGGCTTTGTCACGACTCACGGCGCGGAAGAGACCCCCGCGCCGTTCATCGGCTTCGAGCTGTCGAAGCGCGACGCCTCCCGCCCAAGGCTCACTTCCACAGCTTCGCGTACTTCTTCCAGCGGCCCGAAGTGA
- a CDS encoding cytochrome P450, with product MPAAADLMTPENCRNPYPLYEALRRERPVCHVEPGGLVAVSRYKDVEHVLKHPETFSSHGFRVAWEPEWVIDNPLAHGIVAQDGAEHLRLRSVVSRAFTPVAIHRLSAQVRQTAEQLADALLEQGEADFMDGFATPLPSRAMSGILGLDPSLERHYKRWTEAVVGITPVPLSEEHIHYTRATIAEMKNHMQQAIDERRHQPKDDLLGLIVRNKADGEPLSNSQMMALCFNLLTGGLETTSFFFSNAVRLLAERPDVHAQLRADRTLLPRFIEEVLRYDGPVRGLPRIVTSEVELSGVRIERGACVLLLVASANRDEAQFQAPNHFDLQREQKGISFGYGTHFCVGAFLARLEAQAGLEALLDRFSGFSLVPERLVWNRGIITSGPEKMPVRYLRA from the coding sequence ATGCCAGCCGCCGCCGATCTGATGACCCCCGAGAACTGCCGCAACCCCTATCCGCTCTATGAAGCGTTGAGGCGCGAGCGGCCCGTGTGCCACGTCGAACCTGGGGGGCTCGTCGCCGTCAGCCGGTACAAAGACGTGGAGCATGTCCTCAAGCACCCCGAGACCTTCTCCTCTCATGGGTTCCGCGTCGCCTGGGAGCCAGAGTGGGTGATTGACAATCCACTGGCCCACGGCATCGTCGCCCAGGACGGCGCGGAGCACCTCCGCCTGCGCTCCGTCGTCAGCCGCGCCTTCACCCCCGTGGCCATCCATCGGCTCAGCGCCCAGGTTCGCCAGACCGCCGAGCAGCTCGCCGATGCGCTGCTCGAACAAGGCGAGGCCGACTTCATGGATGGGTTCGCCACCCCCCTTCCCTCCCGGGCCATGAGCGGCATTCTCGGGCTCGATCCCTCACTCGAACGCCACTACAAGCGATGGACCGAGGCCGTCGTCGGCATCACCCCGGTTCCGCTGAGCGAGGAGCACATCCACTACACCCGCGCCACCATCGCGGAGATGAAGAACCACATGCAGCAGGCCATCGACGAGCGGCGGCACCAGCCCAAGGATGACCTCTTGGGGCTCATCGTCCGGAACAAGGCCGACGGCGAGCCGCTGAGCAACTCGCAGATGATGGCCCTGTGCTTCAACCTGCTCACCGGGGGACTCGAGACGACGAGCTTCTTCTTCTCGAACGCCGTGCGGCTGCTGGCCGAACGTCCCGATGTGCATGCCCAATTGCGCGCTGACCGCACGCTGCTGCCCCGGTTCATCGAGGAAGTCTTGCGCTACGATGGACCCGTGCGAGGCCTGCCGCGCATCGTCACCTCCGAGGTGGAGCTGTCCGGCGTGCGCATCGAACGGGGCGCTTGCGTCCTGTTGCTCGTTGCCTCCGCCAACCGCGACGAGGCCCAATTCCAAGCGCCGAACCATTTCGATCTTCAGCGTGAACAGAAAGGCATCTCCTTCGGCTATGGCACCCACTTCTGCGTGGGCGCCTTCCTGGCCAGGCTCGAGGCGCAGGCGGGGCTGGAGGCCTTGCTCGACCGGTTCAGCGGCTTCTCGCTCGTCCCGGAGCGATTGGTGTGGAACCGGGGCATCATCACCAGCGGCCCCGAGAAGATGCCGGTCCGCTACCTGCGGGCCTGA
- a CDS encoding cation-translocating P-type ATPase, giving the protein MTLAKPSPHDSAVAAWHALAPEAVLERVHSSVEGLSDTEAQQRLEQHGPNILKRESQNGPWRVLFRQINNPLIWVLLGSAVLAVALGKVTDGMVVLAVVVLNTLIGFIQEFRAGQAIEALARMVPETVTALRGGAKVSLAAEQLVPGDVVELASGDKVPADMRLIAARNLQVEEAALTGESVPVRKQLPPVAENASLGDRTNLTFGGTLVTSGTGRAVVVATGDTTELGRISRMLGEATDMQTPMTKALATIGRYLTVAILAMSVVLLGVGLLRGYEISEALLVAITLAVAAIPEGLPAIVTIALAIGVQRMAARQAVIRKLPAVETLGSTTVICSDKTGTLTRNEMTVQALWTPEGAWTVSGVGYAVQGELQCEGRSVGEVPRTATELLRAGVLCNDASLHSQEGKGAITGDPTEGALLVVAEKAGMRVEETRGRFARVDAVPFESENQFMATLNEDGEGKRSIFLKGALEVVLKRCQSEGAAPEAVLSEMDRMAEKGMRVLAVASKSVSAAHTGLKPEDVEGGFTLLGLQGMIDPPREEVIAAVRACHEAGIAVKMITGDHQKTAESIGHQLGLAEGKVVTGQELAELDDARMQEVAVSSHVFARVAPEHKLRLVRALQARHHVVAMTGDGVNDAPALKQSNIGVAMGITGTAVSKESADIVLTNDNFTTIVSAVEEGRRVYDNLVKSLAFVLPTNLGLALILAFSVAFFPIQELAGGALAPLMPMLPVQFLWINLVATVALALPLAFEAKEPHLMQRPPRAPTEPVLSRFVVGRTAVAALVMAAGAIGLFSWEFRTETDRVGSEEAMREAQTMAVTTVILFQIFYLLMCRSLHGSLFRLGLFSNPMVFLGIGVLLLLQLGFIYLPFMQKLFGTAPLGWTELGLSALAAAVILPVIGAEKAWHNRRSSHATQAGASVG; this is encoded by the coding sequence ATGACACTTGCGAAGCCCTCTCCTCATGACTCGGCGGTCGCCGCGTGGCACGCCCTGGCGCCGGAAGCCGTGCTGGAGCGGGTCCACAGTTCCGTGGAGGGACTGTCCGACACAGAGGCCCAGCAGCGGCTGGAGCAGCACGGCCCGAACATCCTGAAGCGGGAGAGCCAGAATGGCCCCTGGCGGGTGTTGTTCCGGCAGATCAACAACCCGCTCATCTGGGTGCTCCTGGGCTCCGCGGTGCTCGCCGTCGCGCTGGGCAAGGTGACGGATGGGATGGTGGTCCTCGCGGTGGTGGTGCTCAACACCCTGATTGGGTTCATCCAGGAATTTCGTGCGGGCCAGGCCATCGAGGCCCTGGCCCGGATGGTGCCGGAGACCGTCACGGCGTTGCGCGGCGGGGCCAAGGTGTCGCTGGCCGCAGAGCAACTCGTGCCCGGGGATGTGGTGGAGCTGGCCTCGGGAGACAAGGTCCCTGCGGACATGCGGCTCATCGCCGCGCGCAACCTCCAGGTGGAGGAGGCCGCGCTCACCGGCGAGTCGGTGCCCGTCCGCAAGCAGTTGCCCCCCGTGGCGGAGAACGCCTCGCTGGGAGATCGCACCAACCTGACCTTCGGGGGAACGCTCGTCACCTCTGGGACGGGCCGGGCCGTGGTGGTCGCCACCGGGGACACCACGGAGCTGGGGCGCATCTCGCGGATGCTGGGCGAGGCGACGGACATGCAGACCCCGATGACCAAGGCGCTGGCCACCATCGGGCGCTACCTCACGGTGGCCATTCTGGCCATGTCCGTGGTGTTGCTCGGGGTGGGGCTCCTGCGGGGTTATGAGATCAGCGAGGCGTTGCTGGTGGCCATCACCCTGGCGGTGGCCGCCATCCCCGAGGGCTTGCCCGCCATCGTCACCATCGCGCTGGCCATTGGGGTGCAGCGGATGGCGGCGCGTCAGGCGGTCATCCGCAAGCTGCCCGCGGTGGAGACGCTGGGGAGCACGACCGTTATCTGCTCGGACAAGACGGGGACGCTCACCCGCAACGAGATGACGGTGCAGGCCCTGTGGACCCCCGAGGGGGCGTGGACTGTCTCGGGTGTGGGCTATGCGGTTCAGGGCGAGCTTCAGTGCGAGGGCCGGTCCGTGGGCGAGGTGCCTCGGACGGCCACGGAGCTGCTCCGGGCCGGGGTGCTCTGCAACGATGCGTCGCTCCACTCCCAGGAGGGTAAGGGCGCCATCACGGGAGATCCCACCGAGGGGGCGCTTCTGGTGGTGGCGGAGAAGGCGGGCATGCGCGTGGAGGAGACCCGTGGGCGCTTCGCCCGGGTGGACGCCGTTCCCTTCGAGTCCGAGAACCAGTTCATGGCCACCCTGAACGAGGACGGGGAGGGCAAACGGTCGATCTTCCTCAAAGGCGCCCTGGAGGTCGTCCTGAAGCGCTGCCAGTCAGAGGGGGCCGCACCGGAGGCGGTGCTCTCGGAGATGGATCGCATGGCCGAAAAGGGCATGCGGGTGCTCGCCGTGGCGAGCAAGTCCGTGTCCGCCGCTCACACCGGGCTGAAGCCCGAGGACGTGGAGGGTGGCTTCACGCTGCTGGGCCTGCAAGGGATGATCGATCCCCCGCGCGAGGAGGTCATCGCGGCGGTGCGCGCGTGCCACGAGGCGGGCATCGCCGTGAAGATGATCACCGGCGACCACCAGAAGACGGCGGAGAGCATTGGCCATCAACTGGGGCTCGCAGAGGGGAAGGTGGTGACGGGGCAGGAGCTCGCGGAGCTGGACGATGCCCGGATGCAGGAGGTGGCGGTCTCCTCGCATGTCTTCGCGCGCGTGGCCCCGGAGCACAAGCTGCGGCTGGTGCGGGCACTCCAGGCCAGACACCACGTGGTGGCCATGACGGGAGATGGCGTCAACGATGCCCCCGCGCTCAAGCAGTCCAACATCGGCGTGGCCATGGGCATTACCGGCACGGCGGTGTCCAAGGAGTCGGCGGACATCGTCCTCACCAATGACAACTTCACCACCATTGTCTCCGCGGTGGAGGAGGGTCGCCGCGTCTACGACAACCTCGTCAAGTCGCTGGCCTTCGTGTTGCCCACCAACTTGGGGCTGGCGCTCATCCTGGCCTTCAGCGTGGCCTTCTTTCCCATCCAGGAGCTGGCCGGGGGCGCGCTGGCGCCGCTGATGCCCATGCTCCCCGTGCAGTTCCTGTGGATCAACCTGGTGGCCACGGTGGCGCTGGCGCTGCCGTTGGCCTTCGAGGCCAAGGAGCCTCACTTGATGCAGCGGCCCCCCCGTGCTCCCACCGAGCCGGTGCTCAGCCGCTTCGTGGTGGGCCGCACCGCCGTCGCCGCGCTGGTGATGGCCGCGGGCGCGATCGGTCTCTTCTCGTGGGAGTTCCGGACGGAGACGGACCGGGTCGGCTCTGAGGAGGCGATGCGCGAAGCGCAGACGATGGCCGTGACGACCGTCATCCTGTTTCAGATCTTCTACCTGCTCATGTGCCGGAGCCTGCATGGCTCGCTGTTCCGGCTGGGCTTGTTCAGCAACCCCATGGTGTTCCTGGGCATCGGCGTGTTGCTGCTGCTCCAGTTGGGCTTCATCTACCTGCCGTTCATGCAGAAGCTGTTCGGCACCGCCCCCTTGGGGTGGACGGAACTGGGGCTCTCGGCGCTGGCCGCGGCGGTCATCCTGCCCGTCATTGGCGCGGAGAAGGCTTGGCACAATCGCCGGTCGAGCCACGCGACCCAGGCCGGTGCGTCCGTAGGCTGA
- a CDS encoding DUF6310 domain-containing protein: MRIRTCSAPLLLLLLSACATMDPSPGEFEDPSPRLANLQRAALYPWADDGHCVVREASNEWPILAERCFYALERDRMRFRDVTKKCAVASAPAVAAAVPFALALCVFASPAVVTGTVVVIGAVVVAAAIQEAINTHQRNASRERAKLQTQPTPAEEPLANQTPKPKGSPIGDIFPGPTDSPTDRLKCEPIPVPRASKDDPHNECADKFPPNRYPGMDVSVGGVRFDALQVGVRVLWEIKTHQFDKYNAFVQKMEIDKEIKQIQKERAIAAACGYEFVVGVSTQAHKEALLRRDDSLNVVVTGCTR, encoded by the coding sequence ATGCGTATCCGAACTTGCAGCGCCCCCCTGCTCCTTCTCCTTCTCTCGGCCTGCGCCACGATGGATCCGAGCCCGGGAGAGTTTGAGGACCCGAGCCCGAGGCTCGCCAACCTCCAGCGGGCGGCGCTGTATCCCTGGGCGGATGACGGTCATTGCGTGGTGCGCGAAGCCTCCAACGAATGGCCTATCCTTGCGGAGCGGTGCTTTTACGCTCTAGAGCGCGACAGGATGAGGTTTCGGGATGTGACAAAGAAATGCGCCGTCGCCTCAGCGCCTGCGGTTGCGGCTGCCGTGCCCTTCGCCTTAGCGCTCTGCGTCTTTGCGTCGCCGGCAGTCGTAACTGGAACAGTGGTTGTGATTGGCGCGGTGGTGGTGGCAGCCGCCATCCAAGAGGCGATTAACACTCATCAACGGAACGCATCCCGTGAGCGTGCGAAGCTCCAGACGCAACCGACACCAGCCGAGGAGCCGCTAGCGAACCAAACACCTAAGCCAAAGGGGTCGCCCATTGGAGACATCTTCCCAGGACCAACTGACTCCCCTACGGACCGCTTGAAGTGCGAGCCTATCCCGGTACCCCGCGCGTCCAAGGATGATCCGCATAACGAGTGTGCCGACAAGTTTCCGCCCAACCGTTATCCCGGCATGGACGTGAGCGTGGGTGGTGTGCGCTTTGATGCGCTGCAAGTCGGCGTGCGTGTACTGTGGGAGATCAAGACTCATCAATTTGATAAGTACAATGCCTTCGTCCAGAAGATGGAAATCGACAAGGAAATCAAGCAGATTCAAAAGGAGCGAGCCATCGCAGCGGCCTGTGGGTATGAGTTCGTCGTTGGGGTGAGCACCCAAGCGCACAAAGAAGCACTGCTGCGGCGGGATGATTCCCTCAATGTTGTCGTCACGGGATGCACGCGATGA